Proteins found in one Thunnus maccoyii chromosome 5, fThuMac1.1, whole genome shotgun sequence genomic segment:
- the LOC121898129 gene encoding ETS domain-containing protein Elk-3-like produces the protein MDSAITLWQFLLQLLLDQSHKHLICWTSTDGEFKLLKSEEVAKLWGLRKNKTNMNYDKLSRALRYYYDKNIIKKVIGQKFVYKFVSFPEILKMDPQAVEMGLASGRFPLQEGEAPELEVEEEEEEEGEEEAQRRTLAALGAQQCRNDYLRSGLYSSFSISSLQNQPELLRALRERQEEPRSVIRFGTNAHERSSPPSVKPESYVSPRPSKLPSHSHSPSSPHTQPGHSWSPAAKEEEEDSDQSAQPLNLSSGHRERALQPPEKRSSSSSSSSGRSSSTSSSSNQGDGLPPKSKKPKALEISAPSLLLAGSDIGSIALNSPALPSGSLTPAFFTAQTPSGLLLAHSPLLSGIHFWSSLSPVAPLSPARLQGHSSLFQFPSLINGHMPVPLPNLEGTPSSLLLSPTTHKS, from the exons ATGGACAGCGCCATCACTCTGTGGCAGTTCCTGCTTCAGTTGCTGCTGGACCAGAGTCACAAGCACCTGATATGTTGGACGTCCACGGATGGCGAGTTCAAGCTTCTGAAGTCAGAGGAAGTAGCCAAGCTGTGGGGGCTACGCAAGAACAAGACCAACATGAACTACGACAAGCTAAGCAGAGCCCTGCGCTACTACTACGACAAG aaCATCATCAAGAAGGTGATTGGCCAGAAGTTTGTCTATAAGTTTGTGTCCTTCCCTGAGATCCTGAAGATGGACCCCCAGGCGGTGGAGATGGGCCTGGCTTCTGGAAGGTTTCCCCTCCAGGAAGGAGAGGCCCCCGAGCTGgaagtagaggaggaggaggaagaggaaggggaggaggaggcccAGAGGAGGACCCTGGCAGCCCTGGGGGCTCAGCAGTGTCGGAACGACTACCTTCGCTCAGGTCTCTATTCCTCCTTCAGCATCAGCTCCCTTCAGAACCAGCCCGAGCTGCTCCGCGCCCTGCGGGAGCGCCAGGAGGAGCCACGCTCAGTCATCCGCTTTGGCACCAACGCCCACGAGAGGAGCTCCCCTCCATCTGTCAAACCCGAATCCTACGTCTCCCCCAGGCCATCCAAACTCCCCTCTCATTCCCACTCCCCGTCCTCCCCCCACACCCAACCTGGCCATAGCTGGAGCCCTGCAgccaaagaggaggaggaggactctGACCAGAGCGCTCAGCCCCTCAACCTCTCCTCTGGGCACAGGGAGCGAGCCCTGCAGCCTCCTGaaaagaggagcagcagcagcagcagcagcagcggtagAAGTAGCTCTACTTCTAGTAGTAGTAACCAAGGAGATGGACTCCCACCAAAAAGCAAAAAGCCCAAAGCTCTGGAGATCTCCGCCCCGTCCCTGCTACTTGCGGGGAGTGACATCGGCTCCATCGCCCTAAACAGCCCGGCACTGCCATCTGGCTCCCTCACTCCTGCCTTCTTCACTGCACAG ACTCCTTCTGGTTTGCTGCTGGCTCACAGTCCGCTGTTGTCAGGCATCCACTTCTGGAGCAGCCTAAGCCCCGTCGCTCCGCTCAGCCCCGCCCGGCTGCAGGGCCACAGCTCCTTGTTCCAg TTCCCCAGCCTAATCAACGGACACATGCCTGTCCCCCTGCCAAACCTGGAAGGAACaccctcctccctgctcctgTCCCCCACCACCCACAAATCCTGA